CAAAACGGTACAGGATGCTGTGTTTCTTGTCCTTCGTTCCGGCACCGGTGTGATGGCATAGTCCCCAGGTGATGCCACGCCCGTTGTCGTTACCATCGAATGCATCGGGGACATAGGGGCCCGATGCGATGGGCATCAGGCTGACGCTGGAAGCCACTTGAAAATTGACGCCATCGGGTGCGTATTGAATCGTGTTGTGTTCGTTCCCGTGGCGAATCACCATCGCGGCGATTCCTTCTTTGAACGGAAACAGCCCCGTTTCATGCCCCGAGTTCAGCACCGGATTCAACGGATGCTTGGTGTAGGGGCCCAGTGGATTGTCGGCGATCGCCAGGCCCGTAAAGCGAACCGGTCGTGGCTTCCCGTTCGCTTCGGACTTGTAGTACAGATAGATCTTTCCCTTATAAACCAGAGGGTACGGATCGTGAATCGAGTACTGGTCCCATTGCCCTTTCGACCCGTTGGGAATCACAACGTTACCGACCGCATGCCAGGGCCCATCGGGTGAATCAGCCCAGGATGCGGTGACCGGACAATCGTCACCGCGAGTCCCCGACATTTCCAAAAACGCTTGATAGAAAAGGTAGTACTTGCCTTTCCAAACCAAGACATCGGGAGTGGATACCGAACGCCAGCCCGCTTGCGGCTTCGGCGGACGTTTGACGGCAACACCCTGTTCTTTCCAAGTGAAACCGTCTGTGCTGGTGGCATACCAAATTTCGGCCAGATCCCAGTCGGTCGACGGAATGACATCGGTTCCACCCGCCGCACCACGGGGCGGCGTCGGCGTGCTGCGATGCGTGTACCAGACGTAGTATTTGCCGTTCGCCTTGACGATCTTGGAAGGATCGCGACGTGAAATCGTTCCGTCGCCGTCGTGATAATCCAGACCTTCGATGGGCGAATGCCGAAACTTGGTGAACAGTTCGTTGTCCCACGTCGACGGGGCGATGTACTGCTCGTAAGCCCGCTCCATCGCAGCGCTCAATTCCATGTCGGGTTTCTCCGCCGGCACACCATACGGATACACCGTGTCCTGGGCGGATGCGGTGACAGCAACGACCACCACCAGGCTGGCCATCGACCAGCGAAGGCCTTGGGTGCAGGCGGCGAAGGACCGGGCGACGTGGTGTCGAGTCTTCGGCGATGGTGTGCCCAGATCGCTGGGCGGGGCGGGACGAACGGATCCACTCATGGTGAAGATCTCCTGAGTCAAAATCGTCATAAGGTGGGGCCAGATTAGGTGGGCTGTGACGAAGCATCCCGATTCCCGGACGATCGCCACGACCCTGATTGTAAATTGTCGACAATCGTTTGCCAAGCGAATGCCCGGATCTACATTGTCCGCGAAGCCCGATCGTCAAACTTGCCGACAAGCCGGATGTCGATGGCCTGCCCCGACCAACGTATACAACCCGGTGGTGCAACTGGATTTCGGCTCAAGAGGTGAGCGGCAAGGCGCTAGCCGCCGGTAACCCACCACATGAGCGGCAAACCGCCAGCCGCCGGTAACCCACCACCACATGAGCGGCAAGGTGCTAGCCGCCGGCAACCCAACACCACATGAGCGGCAAGGCGCTAGCCGCCGGTTCCCCACCACCACATAAGCGGCAAGGCGCTAGCCGCCGGTAACCCACCACCACATAAGCGGCAAGGCGCTAGCCGCCGGCAAACCAACACCACATGAGCGGCAAGGCGCTAGCCGCCGGTAACCCAACACCACGTAAGCGGCAAGGCGCTAGCCGCCGGTAACCCAACACCACATGAGCCGCAAACCGCCGCACCTCATCGACAATGCCGGCAATCAGCCGGTACCGATTCCTTCGGCGAACGAAAAATGACGTTCGCCTCTCGACAATTGAAATTTGACGCACCACCAGCCGACCGGTTGGACACCAAGTTACGCCGACCTTCGAATCCCCTTCCCCAGCCTGCCCCAACCGCACCGTGATGTATTGGATCTTCCCTTGGCGATCTGTCGCCCGACTTGTGACAGGGATGCTGACAATCGTGGTCAGCATCGCGTCCCAGTGCCCGTGCCACGGCGATACCACCGAAGCATCGCGCGGGCGACCGAACATTCTGTTCATCGCCGTCGATGACTTGAACGATTTCAGCGGGTTCGCGTCGGAGGAACCTGGAAATTTTCTGCAAGTGATTTACCCCGATCCAGAGGTTCGGCGGCAGGTAGCCGGCCGACTGACGCCGACGTTGAATCGATTGGCCAAGCAATCATCTCCG
The Crateriforma spongiae DNA segment above includes these coding regions:
- a CDS encoding glycoside hydrolase family 117 protein; the encoded protein is MASLVVVVAVTASAQDTVYPYGVPAEKPDMELSAAMERAYEQYIAPSTWDNELFTKFRHSPIEGLDYHDGDGTISRRDPSKIVKANGKYYVWYTHRSTPTPPRGAAGGTDVIPSTDWDLAEIWYATSTDGFTWKEQGVAVKRPPKPQAGWRSVSTPDVLVWKGKYYLFYQAFLEMSGTRGDDCPVTASWADSPDGPWHAVGNVVIPNGSKGQWDQYSIHDPYPLVYKGKIYLYYKSEANGKPRPVRFTGLAIADNPLGPYTKHPLNPVLNSGHETGLFPFKEGIAAMVIRHGNEHNTIQYAPDGVNFQVASSVSLMPIASGPYVPDAFDGNDNGRGITWGLCHHTGAGTKDKKHSILYRFDCDLSLDVHDEWMKEPEHWFPPEVYFHSQVNAGKRKQLIDAAEKDLAE